Proteins found in one Halobaculum sp. MBLA0147 genomic segment:
- a CDS encoding SDR family oxidoreductase — protein MDTPRLDALDVPDLDGSTAFVTGTTRGIGKEIALALAEAGANVVSTGKTVDDSDSDLSGTIGKTAEACRELGVESEAIQLDVRDADAVEAAAEAAIERFGEVDIVINNASAIQLANVADLPAKRFDLLNEVNVRGTYLVSRAFLPHLREREEAWLLTNAPPVTTDRAPGKAAYGWSKLGMSFVTLSLAGELAGESVGCNTFWPVTAIDTRATRYFGLGTEDDWRHPRIVADTVLEILSRDPDEFTGEAVYDEELLREAGVESFAPYNLTEGDPAPTSAQMFEADYSREE, from the coding sequence ATGGACACACCCAGACTCGACGCACTGGACGTGCCGGACCTCGACGGTTCGACTGCGTTCGTCACCGGCACAACCCGCGGCATCGGGAAGGAGATCGCGCTCGCGCTCGCGGAGGCGGGCGCGAACGTCGTCTCGACCGGTAAGACCGTCGACGACTCCGACTCGGACCTGTCGGGTACTATCGGGAAGACGGCCGAGGCGTGCCGCGAGTTGGGGGTCGAGTCGGAGGCGATCCAACTCGACGTCCGGGACGCCGACGCCGTCGAGGCGGCGGCCGAGGCCGCCATCGAGCGGTTCGGCGAGGTGGACATCGTGATCAACAACGCCAGCGCGATCCAGTTGGCGAACGTCGCGGACCTCCCCGCCAAGCGGTTCGACCTGTTGAACGAGGTGAACGTCCGCGGGACGTACCTCGTCTCGCGGGCGTTCCTGCCGCACCTCCGCGAGCGGGAGGAGGCGTGGTTGTTGACGAACGCGCCGCCGGTGACGACGGACCGCGCGCCGGGCAAGGCCGCCTACGGCTGGTCGAAACTCGGGATGAGTTTCGTCACCCTCTCGCTCGCTGGTGAACTCGCCGGCGAGAGCGTCGGCTGCAACACCTTCTGGCCGGTGACGGCCATCGACACGCGGGCGACGCGATACTTCGGACTCGGGACGGAAGACGACTGGCGTCACCCGCGGATCGTCGCCGACACGGTCCTGGAGATCCTCTCGCGCGACCCGGACGAGTTCACCGGCGAGGCGGTGTACGACGAGGAACTCCTCCGCGAGGCCGGCGTCGAGTCGTTCGCCCCGTACAACCTCACCGAGGGCGACCCGGCACCCACCTCCGCGCAGATGTTCGAGGCCGACTACTCGCGCGAGGAGTAG
- a CDS encoding MarR family transcriptional regulator: MSDDGGSAAVLRNKRDATRYRILVEIAQRQPAVSQREIADEIGVTAQAVSEHLGDLVEEGYVDREARGRYEVTKEGVDWLISETDALDEYVSHVSEEVIGDVEVDAALAAAPVAEGDRVRLSMEDGVLTARPLGGSESDDDGGDESGGERGGGANDTDGGSEGDDGDETDGATAVALTDAAAGSDVGVTEFQGVLDYELGTVTGVEVPSVRAGGSSVVDTERVAALAADADVIATAGTEALAAARAAGLDPDVRFGTVAAVEEAATKGLDVLLLAESRELSSHADRLRDSAVAYEVASAA, translated from the coding sequence ATGAGCGACGACGGCGGCAGCGCCGCGGTGTTGCGGAACAAGCGGGACGCGACCCGCTACCGGATCCTCGTCGAGATCGCCCAGCGGCAGCCGGCCGTGAGCCAGCGGGAGATCGCCGACGAGATCGGCGTCACCGCGCAGGCCGTGTCGGAACACCTCGGCGACCTCGTCGAGGAGGGGTACGTCGACCGCGAGGCACGCGGGCGCTACGAGGTGACGAAGGAGGGTGTCGACTGGCTGATCTCCGAGACGGACGCGTTGGACGAGTACGTCTCGCACGTCTCCGAGGAGGTGATCGGCGACGTGGAGGTCGACGCCGCACTCGCCGCCGCCCCGGTCGCCGAAGGTGACCGCGTCCGCCTCTCGATGGAGGACGGCGTGTTGACCGCGCGACCGCTGGGTGGTAGCGAGTCGGACGACGACGGGGGCGACGAGTCGGGCGGTGAGAGAGGTGGTGGCGCCAACGACACGGATGGCGGCAGCGAGGGAGACGACGGCGACGAGACGGACGGCGCGACCGCGGTCGCGCTCACGGACGCGGCGGCCGGCAGCGACGTGGGCGTCACGGAGTTCCAGGGCGTGTTGGACTACGAACTCGGGACGGTGACGGGTGTGGAGGTCCCCTCCGTGCGAGCGGGCGGGAGCAGTGTGGTCGACACGGAGCGCGTCGCGGCGTTGGCCGCCGACGCCGACGTGATCGCGACCGCGGGGACGGAGGCGCTCGCGGCGGCACGCGCGGCGGGGCTCGACCCCGACGTGCGGTTCGGCACCGTCGCGGCCGTCGAGGAGGCGGCGACGAAGGGACTCGACGTCCTCTTGCTCGCCGAGAGCCGCGAACTCTCGTCGCACGCGGACCGCCTCCGCGACAGCGCCGTGGCCTACGAGGTCGCCAGCGCCGCCTGA